From Clarias gariepinus isolate MV-2021 ecotype Netherlands chromosome 1, CGAR_prim_01v2, whole genome shotgun sequence:
CTGGATAAATCTGACCGATTTACATGTTTTCTATCtattaaagtaaagtaaatttCATCCATTTCTCAATGGGTTCAATGACATTGTTCGCACATGGCATTTGaacacataaaacaaattagaaatattttttattaaaaaaatgtgcattttagGTGACTTGTATTCACTCATGGTGTTCCCGGTTTACCACAGTTGTTAAAAACCAAAACAGCAGCATTGTTTCAATCATAAAACTTTCTTGCAGCTCTAGGATATAAAGAATTCTGATGCCTTACTGAATGTTTAGTCTTTGGCAGCACGATATACCGCACATGAAgctatgaaattatatttgagAATGACAGTGATGAGGAGGTTGAGAGTGAGGAGGGTTTAGAGGAGGAAGAGTCAGAGGTTAAAGATGGCACAAAGTATAACCCAGAGGAGACATTCTGTCACACTGATAAGGAAAAAGACCCAGCTGAGCCTAGTGTGGTCTCCTTTTTCTCCAAATATGCAACCAAACCCTAACACTAACCTGTGGAACATCTTGTTTTCAACTTTTCCTCACAGACAGCATTGTATCCATTGTTATGAAGATGACAAACCTTGGGTGGAGAACATGTGTGTTGATTTTGTATGGTGTCTACAGATCCTGAAATAAATCTGCATCCAGCCtatgtgatgtgaacactggtCGGGGAATTTTTTACACTACAATGTCTTTCCAGACCTTCCATATATTCTGTCACCTGTGGTTTGCTTTGATAAGCACCACACAAGAGCATCCGAAGTCAATGAGATAAGCTGGTATCAGGGAAGTTCAGCAGGAGTgggtggagaacatgcaagtaTACACAGGCAAACTGGTTTATGGTGTTCCTGAGAAAAATCAGGAGAAGGGAAGGGTGGTCTTAGAAATGACAGCAGGGCTACTTTAAAAGTGTAAACATGTTCATACAGTGTATGGGTTCAgcattatatttgtaatatagttAACTATTCTCTCTGTATATTTGGGATTTTGTTTTcaatgaataaatcattttagtcAGTTTGATTTGACCAGTTGTTATTTTGTGctacagtttaaaaatgtaagtttttcAAAAAAGTGACTTTGGTAAACATTTTAGTGAAGTGTGATAAAATTGTGTGATAGTACAATAGGTttcattttagtatttttaaaagtcaaaataatatttatataatacattttacccAAAAACAATGGGTGGTATGAGCTTATGTAAATAAGGCCTGCAGGACATACAAAGCAAATACAGTTCGAAACACATAATGCTcacagtacatgtacagtatgtattattgtacatttataatgaaataaaattatcctGGTCAAAAGTGCCTCAAAACATGAGTGTGagccaaaaacaaacacaacaggagGGGTGAAAATATTTGCCAGATTGAAATATTTGTTAAGATTTATAGGTGTCAAATGCCTTAAACAACATAAATCCATTAaccattttatttactgtatagttCTTGTAAAAGAAATCATTTGAATGGgacagctatttatttattaatgactcTTATGTTGTATGTAAAAGCATATTTGGATGCTGAGTGTATTTCTAATGGTTTTAGCTGAACTGAATTGTAAACCAATTGatgtaatcatgtttttttttgttgtttctgttccttaaagaaaaaaaataagtatttgctaTTCGATGGTCCGAGTCACTTCTGCTCATTTCATTTACTTAAGAAACTATCTGaatcatttacaataaaatgatGCAATGTAATCCAATCCACacaataaaggaaaaaatgtcttttaattttttttatttaacataaatatgTATTTGAAACAGCTGATATCTTGagtaaaaaatggtaaaaaaaaattttcaagaTCATCTCTTAcaagaaaaatagaaatgtatgaaacaaagtttttttgtcACTAAGTGCCATATGTGCCATATCAGATCGCAAaaccctatttatttatttttttttttttaagaagggaGGTGTTATGACCCAGAGTCATATAGGTATGACAATAAATGTATTGCATACTAACTTGTTTTCTTTCCTACTTTGGATTTGTTGTATGCTTTgaaagtgttgtgtgtgtgcatgtgggtggAGTTATAGAGACCTCCTGTGACTGGCCCATTCAAACAGATTGAAGCAAGCTGATTGGACAAGCTGATGTTAAAAACCCACCACTTGacagagctctctctctctctatctaccCCGCCACTCTCAACTAAACCGCTTGCGTGTGAACTTTGCTTAGTGTGATGTGAAGTTAAAAAGTGCAGACTGAGCTGTGACGAAAACTGAGAAACAATTTTGGAAACTGTAGTTGTGTTGTTAACTAGTGAAAAAATAATCACTGTATGTCTTGAGCACTTTGTAGCCTCTGTAGGAGTGAGAAGCCctgtttatttttacctttgtatttttcttctgtttcttgTCTAGGAAGTTAGGTTAGAcaagtttgtattttatttagcatttgaCTTTGACTAGGCAAACCTAGGGCGCGGTagagtatttttgtttgttgttttgggcATAACTCAGAATCTAAATAAAGGCTACATTTCCTTTGTTAAACCTGGTGGCTACCTTTACTTGTGCGTGGGAAGGTGGTGAGAGGCCTTATGTTATGTCCATTACACCCCTAGGTAGAGGTCGTAACAGTTGTATGTACAGACACAAGTTGTGCCGATATCCATACACAGAGTAAAACAAACGCACTACACACAAAAGGTAAACAACATAGCACCATTTTGATACTGCCGCGCCACCATCTTGGAAAAGTGTTAGCAAGTTGGTTTACTAGCAACTTTTCATTCagtttcacacattttttttaataaataaaacagacttGCGTTTCCATatattgtgagtgtgtgtctttaATATTTGCAGGTCAGTAAATGTGTGGGATATTTTGTATAGATACGGCGGGCATTTCTGAAGGTTTCCATGTCACACACAGAGGTTTGGCCTGCCTTGGATCTGAGCTACTCTGAGtaaacaaatgcaaatgcaaatgtgGCAGGCCTCACAGGTGGTTTGCACAATAAAAGCAGTAAGAGAATTAAGCTGAAGGCCTGTGAAAATCTCAGCAGGGGTGAATAacaccataaaataaaaaaaagttagtaaTTCTAGTGTTAAATCACTATGGCTGACCATTTAATCACAGTTTGTACTGCATATACTTCATGGAAatagtgtactgtatagtggCCACATGTCTGCCACCTGCTGGCCAAACTGTGCATAAGAAATAGAGTATGGAAACGCCCGATTCTGGGAGTGGCCAAGATGTCACTTTTGTGAAACGAAAGCTAAGTACACAGTTGTTCCCCAATCAGAATTTCCTACTGTTTAGCAGACTGGGATCTTCagttttaaagcctttttttttcagtctttctttaaaatcaaaacaggtaactaatttatttatcgtctataccggctttattctgtattcagggtcgacACATAACTTTATGATTAACTGCTTTGGTAAAGCACACTAAAGTACTGtgctatacataaaaaaattattatatgagCAGAGCTGTAACCAAattttaaaagctgtttttttttgttggaaaaGATAAAATCTGGTAAGTTAAATTACACGTGTGATTTTAATTTGTTAGTATTTTAGTAGGCggtatggtggtgtagtggttaacactgttgccctgctcctccagggtccgggttcgattcccagccaggctcgattcctgtctctgtgtgcatggaggttgcgtgttctccctgtgcttggtggcttGACTCccagtactccggtttcctcccacagtccaaagacatgtaggtaaggttaattgacgttcccaaattgcccgtagtgtgtgtgtgtgccctgcgatggattggcaccctgtccagggtgtaccctgccttgtgcccttaggctccaggtccctgtgaccctaaatacaggataaagcggtacagaagatgagtgagtgagtattttaGTAGAATAGTTTTCTGCTAATGCGTGATGCTTTCTGATCTTTCATTTTACCTCTCTCTGTCATACTTGTATCTGTGAATCAGTCATGGCTTTCTCTGGGAGTCTCCTTACTGAAGATCAGCTCCAGTGCTCTATCTGTCTGGATGTGTTCACTGATCCAGTCTCTACTCCATGTGGACACAACTACTGTATGATCTGTCTCAGAGGGGCCTGGGACAGCAGTTCACACTGCCGGTGTCTGGTgtgtaaaaaagatttttccaAAAGACCTGAGTTACGTGTTAATACTTTCATCTCTGGACTAGCTGCTCAATTTAAGAAGCAAATTCCCCTCAAGCCTAAGAAGGTTCTGTGTGATTCCTGCACTGAGGAAAAGCTGGAGGCTGTAAAGTCCTGTCTGCACTGTGGAGTTTCTTTCTGTAACACTCATCTTATAACCCATATAACTACAGCTAAACTAATGAAGCACAAACTGATGGAGCCtgtggagaacctggaggattACATCTGCCAGAAACATGAGAGACCCCTGGAGCTGTTCTGTAGAGACTGtcagacgtgtgtgtgtcagttctgTACTGAGGGACACCACAGAACTCACCACACTGTTCCTGTAGAGGAGGAGAGTAAAGATAATAAGGTGAGGATTTTAGTCAGACAAATTCATttggctttatttaaaaaaaataagattgtttcaaattcattaaaattaatactgtaacatactaaaaaaatactgttttgttttcataTAGACTGAGTTGTGGATGATTCATGCAGGAATTCAGCAGATGATTCAGGACCTACTGAAGAAAATTCAGGAAATCAAACATTCTACAAAACTGTATAAAGtaagtttttatattaataGACATATTTTATAGTCAAAATATCATAACTCTGACACCCAAACTGGGTGTGAACTAACCATACTGTAAGTTGATATCTCACCAGAAGAACcacaaatcataaaataaaagtcatatAGTTATATGACTACAACGTTAAAACATTACTGAGAATCTTTCTTTCATGCCCTAGATAGGTGcattaacatgtacagtatgacataaTCTTCCACTCAGACAATGAGGTTGCACAAGCCAGTGGGGTCTTAATGTCGGTCCCAAGCCTAAATAAAGGAGGAGAGTTGTGTCAGGGAGGACAGTCTACGTAAAACATATGCCAGATCAATATGTGGATCatgcaaagattttaaaaagttagttagttagctagttagtttatggttgaaataacaataaatgcCTATTTGACTTGatatgcaaaattgttaaaccAATTGTTATAATCTGCCAAGCATATTTTCTAGACATAGAAAATATGCTCGACAGATAAATAACTAGATTATTAACCCTTatgttgtgtgttgtttgtggCTCACCAGTGTGGCCTCCCtcttaaagttaggcagagaaaaacgttactttaacatgtaattatttaacataataataatttttttaaataatgaaataaagtcatttagtcacaatattccgctgtatttcttaaaataatttatttacaaaaaaaaaaaaaaactgtattactttcatttgtgtttgtgtacacgGGGCGCTGGACAAACGAGTGTCTATGTAGGCGCGTaattttttgaaaagcatgtgatttgtgGCTGAGGTCTAATTGGATTTTGATCTAAATTATCCTTGGGGcacagcacttttttttctcccacttttgttcttagccaattaatattgtttttaaatatttgggctcatgtgattggaccattctcaatgagtcttattaacggtcagcagattgttagttaatgtattgaatagtgattgactTGGATGCAGCTAAATATAAGAGGAAGTTCtataatttctttgctaaaatacctcTTCACAAGGCGATcggacaaaaagagaaaaaaaagttaaagagcttggaccagatcgacaTTTAACAGGCACTCTTTTTTTAAagcgacttacaattttatctcattgcacatctgagcagttgaagggccttgctcaagggcccaaccatgacaacttggtggttgtggggtttgaacctgggatcttctgaaccgaactccaatgccttaaccgctgagctacccctggccagtGGCTTGATCttttaattaagcagcagtcaagtgatcaCAGCCGAGCGTACACTCTGTGCTTTCTcagcacttcttatggcaaGCGGAGCAGATGACTAGATGCGATTTCAGTCAtgcctttattttatactagtaGTAATGTTGCTTAATCACTCGATAAATGTctatttacaggcgattattaaaaagtcaattttaattttgtttgcgcctcctccaattttttttttttgcaccagccCCCACTGTGGCTCAAACTCATAATGTTCCCGGTCACTTATGACcggatcattttatttcattataaatctgCCCATATCTTTATACCACACTTAGTTAGATGGTTTGTTTTTGCCATATACTGCTTAAATGAGTCCGTCCCCTAAACCTGATGAGACGCTTATTAACAGTGATGTCAAGACCTGGTTTGTAAATGATTGGCAGGTGCTCGACCCATTAATTAGTTTGAAACCATTGGAAAATatcatgtttatatatatatatatatatatatatatatatatatatatatatatatatatatatatatatatatatattgctgcttaatatatatatatacagtaaggtcaataagtatttgatcaccctgtgattttgcaagttctcttacttagaaatcatgaaggggtctacaatttttagcataggtgcatttccactgtgagagacagaatttaaaagaaaaatctggaaatcacattgtatgattttttaactatttatttgtgaatCTCTGTGTCaagtaagtatttgatcacttgcttatcagccagatttctgaccctcaaagacctgttattttgcttttaaatagtccagctacactcatgattctaaattagtagcacctgtttgagatTTTTAAGGAAAGGATCCATTAAaccccatctttaatgctctgactgaggaaaggaggtttttgcccaatatgtcacaatacatggccctgttcatcctctccttaatacagtgcagtcgtcctgtcccctgtgcagaaaaacacctccAGGGCATGATGCtcccagccccatgcttcactgtaggtatggtattatcgGGATGATacttattattcttcttcctccaaacacggcgaatggagttaagacgaaaaagttctactttggtcttaTCTGACCACAGGAATTTCCCTATCTGACCACGTAAATCCCTTCAtgatttctatataaaaaaaacttgcaaaatcacagggtgatcaaatacttatatatactaatatatataataattataataataattattattattattattattttttactgttatgtattgttaatattatggctCATTAGTACTCATACAGTTATCTCTCACCGATTGAGAAAAAATCAAAATCACTGCATAGAAATCAAGTTTAACTTTTTTAGAACaacacagaaaaagaaaaaatagacaGTGTGGAGATCTTTAGTGCTCTGATGATCTGCATTGTGACAAGCCTTGCTGACCTACCTAAAGTAATGGAGAAGGAAAAGGCAACAGAGAGGCAGGCTGAAGAGTTCATTAAAGATCTGAAGCAGGAAATCACTGAGCTAAAGAGGAGAaacactgagctggagcagctctcacacactgagGATCACCTCCACCTCCTACAGGTCAGAGTCCCTCTGTTTCTCAATAGCAATGCAGCACATGACAGGACAGCAGTCCCCATGCTGAGGGATTTCTCCTCTCTCctgctgtactgtagatttaccCGTCACTGTGCAGCCCTCCACACACCCAGGACTGGACTGATGTCACAATTAACTCTCATCTCAGTGTGGAGAGTCTGAGGAGGAAAATAATGCAAGAACTACTTAATAATGCAATGGAAAAGTTTGTTCACATTGGTAAGCATATATTCATTTCTCAGTTCTTAGGGAGCAAAGTTTTTCAGtagtaagtaaaaaataaagtcagGAAATCCAAATTCTTGTTTTTTAGACTACCATCAACCATAGCAATGAAACACTTTGCTAATATTGTGTAAGTTCCCCTTGTACCACTAAAGCACCCCTAACCCATCAAGGCATGGGCTCCACAAATCCTCTAAAGAAGTAGCTGTAGCTGGTATCCTGcagaaagacatttttaatggGGCTGCAAGAAACGATGTGATACATATCTTTGACAgaatatgcctttttttttactaaacttGCCACTTGGCATCTAGCCACCTTTTCTCTGTTGCACAAGCACCACACCCATAATGATATGAGGTTAATGTTACAATACTCTACTGGAGTTCGTATTACTAAGCCATTTAAGACACTAAAGTACATTTGTTTATCTTTCACAAACAGAGCTAAAGAGAATTCAGCAACATGCAGGTCAGTGGGATCTATTTGCTTGTCTAACTGTATAAGTACTGTACAATGACAAACATGActacatttataatgttttacaattattattattattattattattattattattattattattattattttgtcttagTGGATGTAATACTGGATCCTGACACAGCAAATCCTTGTCTTTCCGTGTCTAATGATGGCAAAGAGGTCACATGTGAAAACATAATAAAGAAGCTTCCTGATAACCCAGAGAGGTTTGATCGTTGCATTTGTGTGCTGGGAAAAGAAGGATTCTCCTCAGGAAGATTTTATTATGAAGTCGATGTCAAAGGGAAAACTAAGTGGGATTTAGGCGTGGTCAGAGAGACTGTTAATAGGAAGGGAAACATTACGGCCTGCCCTGAAAATGGATTTTGGTGTGTGTCTTGGAATAATCAGGTTGGATATGTAGCGCTAGATTCTGCTTCAATCCCTCTCTCCTCGAAACAACCTCCTCAGAAGGTGGGGGTGTTTGTGGATTACGAAGAAGGACTGGTCTCTTTTTACAATGTTGAAGCAAAGCATCACATGTACTCTTTCACTGGTCAGACTTTCACTGAAAAACTCTATCCATTCTTCAGCCCTGGCCTTAATGAAGACGGTGGTAACTCAGTACCACTGATCATATATCCCTGGGCTCAAAACCAAGATtaggttataaaaataaagttgccaaatgccaaaaatttaaagattattTCTCCTAATTTGTCTTTCCTAAAGTAGAGCTGGTAAAAACTTGTCCTCATAATGCCTTTtataaaaccttttatttttattggtcTGTATAATGGTATTTGTATAAATAACTACTTAATGACTTTCCTGTGCTTACTCCACTTATGTTTCCAATGAGTTTTCATCAAATTTGTTAGAACTAAATGTATTTTCATTGAAGGGACAATGTTTCACTGTTATAGAGGTTTAGTTTTCTTGTTTTCTCTCAAGATTCATTTAATCTCATATTATATATCACCCTGAACTCACCCTGTGAAACTACAAACCTGAATTAATCATTACTCTATAAATTAATCATTCACTTAATAAAACATATTCAACACAAATACATCCAGTCTCTGTGTGGTCACAAGATAATAATGCAGGATATGATTGCGTGAGTTTTAGACCGATATTAAAACTGCCATTTCTCTCGAAAGTATTAGAGAAGGATGTGTGCTTACAGCTGCAGACTTTTCTAAATGAAAATgcaattttgtaattatttcagtCTGGATTTAAAGCACACCACAGCACAGAAACTGcacttttaaaagtttctaaCAATCTTTTATTGACAGCCGATTCAGGAGATTCTGCTATTTTAGTGCTATTAGATCTTAGTGCAGCGTTTGATACCATAGATCACAACATTCTTATCTCAAGCCTAGAAAACTGCTGTGGCATTCGAGGATTAGCACTGAACTGGATTAAATCCTATCTGACCAACAGAACCTTTTCAGTGAGCCTAggtggtttttctttttcagaggCTTCACTAACTTGTGGGGTACCACAGGGTTCTATCCTGGGT
This genomic window contains:
- the LOC128520535 gene encoding E3 ubiquitin-protein ligase TRIM39-like, whose product is MIMAFSGSLLTEDQLQCSICLDVFTDPVSTPCGHNYCMICLRGAWDSSSHCRCLVCKKDFSKRPELRVNTFISGLAAQFKKQIPLKPKKVLCDSCTEEKLEAVKSCLHCGVSFCNTHLITHITTAKLMKHKLMEPVENLEDYICQKHERPLELFCRDCQTCVCQFCTEGHHRTHHTVPVEEESKDNKTELWMIHAGIQQMIQDLLKKIQEIKHSTKLYKNNTEKEKIDSVEIFSALMICIVTSLADLPKVMEKEKATERQAEEFIKDLKQEITELKRRNTELEQLSHTEDHLHLLQIYPSLCSPPHTQDWTDVTINSHLSVESLRRKIMQELLNNAMEKFVHIELKRIQQHAVDVILDPDTANPCLSVSNDGKEVTCENIIKKLPDNPERFDRCICVLGKEGFSSGRFYYEVDVKGKTKWDLGVVRETVNRKGNITACPENGFWCVSWNNQVGYVALDSASIPLSSKQPPQKVGVFVDYEEGLVSFYNVEAKHHMYSFTGQTFTEKLYPFFSPGLNEDGGNSVPLIIYPWAQNQD